GCACGGCCCTGGAACCGGCTCAGGGCCCGCATCAGCGCGTACGCCTTGTAGATCGACTCGGAGGTGGTGAACGGGATGCCGGAGAAGTGCAGGAAGTCGACCTGCAACCCGCGGCGCATCATGCGGTAGGCGGCGACCGGAGAGTCGATGCCTCCGGACATCAGCACCAGGCCCCGGCCGCTCGTGCCGACCGGCAGGCCCCCCTGGCCGGGCAGTCCGTCGGTGTAGACGAACACCTCGTCCCTGTCGACCTCGATGGACACGGTCAGCTCGGGGTCCTTCAGGCGCACCGGCAGGCCGTACTTGTCGTTGATCTCGCCACCCACCATGCGGTCGAGCTCGTTGGACCGCAGCGGGAAGCGCTTGTCGCGGCGGCGCGAGCGCACCGCGAACGTGGCGCGGCGCTCGACCTCGGGACGGCCCGCGACCAGTTCGAGCGCGGCGGCCGTGACGGCGTCGGGGTCCTTGGCGACCCGCCAGGCCCGGTGGACCCAGACGAGCCCGACGACGTCGGTGAGACGGCGCGCGAACGCGTCGGCGGTCGCCACGGGGGTGCCCTCGGGCAGCAGGATCGCGATCACGCCGTGCCGCTGGCGCAGGTCGAACGGCACGCCGAACTCCCGCAGCACGGCCCTGATGTTGCCCTGCAGGCGGCGCTCGAACCGCTCGCGGTTCCTGCCCTTGAGCACGACCTCACCGAGCTTCAGCAGCACGCAGGGGTCGCCCAGGGCAGACGGGGGCACGACGGACATGGGGGCCTCCGGGCGGGGTGGTCGGGGTCGGGGTCGCCGCACCGGCCGGAGGAAGGCGCCGGGGGCACCCTTCAATTTATCCCGGATGGCGACCACTCCTGCCCTCTTTCGCAGGGCTTCCGAGCACGGGACACTTCCGTTCCCTGACATTTTCGGTCAGGTCTTCAATCAGGTCGTGATGCGCCGAATACTGGCAGCCACATCAGCGATGATGGGATACGTCCCACTATGACCAGGTAACACGAACCATGTTCGCGTTTCCCGCAAGGAGCGCACGCTTGTCCCACATCGACCACTTCTCCCACGGGGCGCTCATCCCCGTGCTGTCCTATGCCATGTCCGTCATCGGTTCTCTGCTCGGCCTGCTGCTCGCCTCCCGCGCACGCGTGACCGAGGGGGCCGCGCGGACCCGCTGGCTCGTCGCGGCGGCCCTGGCCATCGGCGGCACCGGCATCTGGGTCATGCACTTCATCGCGATGATGGGCTTCTCCGTGCCGGGCACGTCGATCCGCTACGATGTGCCGCTCACCGTCGTCTCCGCGTTCGTCGCGGTCGTCATCGTAGGGATCGGGCTGCTGCTCGCGGCCCGCGGCGGCGAGCACTTCCCGCGCCTCGCCGGCGCGGGCCTGATCACCGGGCTCGGCGTGGCCGCGATGCACTACCTCGGCATGTCCGCGATACGCATCCCCGCCGACCTGCACTACGACGTGGTGACCGTCGCGGCCTCGGTGCTCATCGCCGTGGTGGCCGCGACCGCCGCGCTGTGGTTCACCCTGCGGGTCGAGGGCCTGGTCGCCACCACGGCCGCCGCGCTCATCATGGGGGTGGCGGTGTGCGGCATGCACTACACCGGCATGTTCTCGCTCAGCGTCAGCCTGTGGCCGGGGCCCGCCGCGGACGTCGGCGGCGCGACCGCGCTGAGCTTCCTGCTGCCGCTGCTCATCGGCATCAGCCTGGTGACGCTCGGCCTGCTGCTCGTCGTCACCCTGATGCCCTCACGTCAGGAGATCGAGAACGAGGCCGCGCTGCTCGCGTCCATCGAGCGGCGCCGCGCCGGGATCGTTCCACCTCAGGCCCCCGCGGCCCCCGCGCGCCGTCCGTCGCTGTTCGACTCCGGCGGCCCCTCGCGCTGACCTGACGACGACGGCCCCGGCGACGTGATGTCGCCGGGGCCGTCGTCGTTCACCGTACGCCGGTCTGTCAGCCGAAGAAGACCTCCGCCTCCTCGTACCGGGACACCGGGACCGTCTTGAGCTCGGCGGTCGCCTCCTCAAGGCGCGCACGGACGATGTCGGTGCCGCGCAGCGCGACCATCTTGCCGAAGTCGCCGTCGTTCACCGCGTCGATGGCGTGCAGGCCGAAGCGGGTGGCGAGCACGCGGTCGTACGCGCTCGGGGTGCCGCCGCGCTGCACGTGGCCGAGCACGGTGGTGCGGGCCTCCTTGCCGGTGCGCTTCTCGATCTCCTGGGCCAGCATCTCGCCGATGCCGCCGAGACGGACGTGGCCGAAGGAGTCGAGCTCACCGGTCTGCAGGGCCATCTGGCCCTCCAGCGGGTGCGCGCCTTCGGCGACCACGATGATCGGCGAGTAACGGATCTTGAAGCGGCTCTCGACGTACTCACAGACCTTGTCGATGTCGAACGGCTTCTCCGGGATGAGGATGACGTTGGCGCCACCCGCCATGCCGGCGTGCAGCGCGATCCAGCCCGCGTGACGGCCCATGACCTCGCAGATCAGCGCGCGGTGGTGGGACTCGGCGGTGGTGTGCAGCCGGTCGATGGCCTCGGTCGCGATGTTGACCGCGGTGTCGAAGCCGAAGGTGTAGTCGGTGGCGTTGAGGTCGTTGTCGATGGTCTTCGGCACGCCGACGACCTTCACGTCCCGGTCGTACAGCTGCTTGGCGACACCCAGGGTGTCCTCGCCGCCGATCGCGATGAGCGCGTCGACGCCGTACTCGGCGAGGTTGGCCTTGATGCGGTCGACACCACCCTCGATCTTGATGGGGTTGGTGCGCGAGGAGCCGAGGATGGTGCCGCCGCGCGGCAGGATGCCGCGCACGCTGGAGATCTCCAGCGGCATCGTCTCGCCTTCGAGCGGGCCGCGCCAGCCGTCCCGGAACCCGACGAACTCGTGCCCGTAGACGCTCACGCCCTTGCGGACGACGGCACGGATGACCGCGTTGAGGCCAGGGCAGTCTCCGCCCCCAGTCAGTACACCGATACGCATGGCGGGTTTCCTCCCGATGTGGGTCTGCGGTCACACTTCTTGTGCGTCATGGCTGCCGGCGGGCACCGTCGGAAAGGCATTCCCCCCATCCGCCGGCGTCACCGCCCATGGCATTGTGCCGCAGCCGCCAACATTGGTCTAGACCAGCATGTGACAGGCGGTCAGACCGGTGCCGGCAACACGCAGGAGGGGCTGCCGACCTCGAACGCCAGACCCGTCGGCACCGGAACGCCGTCGTGCAAGGCGAGCACGGCGACGTTGTCGGACCGCTGGTTGGCGACGTACATGTGGTCGCCGGCGACCGTGAAGTGGCGCGGCCACAGTCCACCGCAGCCTACCTCCGCCAGGAGGGTGAGGCCGCCGTCACCGGTGAAACCGAACACCGCGATCGTGTCGGGGCCGCGGTTGGCGGCGTACAGGTGCCGGCCGTCGGGGGAAAGGTCGATGTGCGACACGAGGTTGCGGCCGGCGGACCCGGTGGCCGGCACCGCGCCGAGCTCGCGCCACCCGTCGTCGTACACCCGGATGGCCCCGTCCAGCTCGCCGGCGACGTACCAGCGGCCGTCGCGGCGTGCCATGTGGCGCGGGCCCATGCCGGCCGGCATGATCACCGGCCCGTCCGGGTGCGGCGCCGGCGCGGCGCCGGTCGTGAAGCGGCGGATCCGGTCGGTGCCGAGGTCGGTGGCGTACAGCGTGCGGCCGGGGCCGAACGTCGACTGGTGCGCGTGCGGGCCGGCCTGGCGCGCGGGGTCGGCGCCGTGACCCTCGCCGGGGAACAGGTGCGGACGGCCGTCGAACAGGCCGGAGCTGCCGAGCCGGAACACCGCCACGGTGCCGTCGCCGTAGTTGGCGACCGACAGCCACGTGCCTGAGGGGTCCACGGCGACGTGGCAGGGGTAGGAGCCGCCACTCGGTCCCTCCGCCAGCAGCGCCGGCCCCTCGGCGTCGGCGGAGAAGGCCGCCACCCCGCCTTCCTCGCATTCGAGCACCGCGTACACGATCGGCAGCCGCGGGTGGAAGGCCAGGAACGACGGGCCGGTCGCCGCGGTCTCGGCGAGTGCCTTCAACTCGCCGTTCCCCTCGCGCCGCACGACGGTCAGCCCGGTCCCCGAGCCACCGGTGCCGGGGGTGTATCCGCCGATGAAGAGCATGCCGTTCCCCGCTTCCATGCGGTCGACGATACCGCGCGCCGATCTTGAGGCCTGATCAGGAGGCGGGCCCTGGAACGGCGACGCGCTTTATGTTTGACTGAGTCAACGAAACAGTTGATCGGAGCAAACGATGCAGGAGCTCATCGGCGGCGTCCGCGCGTTCAACCGCTTCTACACCCGGATCATCGGGGTGCTCGGGGCCGGCATGCACGACACGCCGTACTCGCTGACCGAGGCCAGAGTGCTGTTCGAGCTGTACGGCCACGGGGACCTTCCGTCGGCGGAACTGCGGCGGCGGCTCGGTCTGGACGCCGGCTACCTCAGCAGGATGCTGGCCGGGTTCGAGTCCGGCGGGCTGGTCACCCGGGAGCGCTCGGCCTCCGACGCGCGGCGGCAGGTGGTGCGGCTCACCGCCGAGGGCCGCGCGGCGTCCAAGGTGCTCGACGAGGCCGCCGCCGGCGCCGCGCGCGACCTGCTCGGCCCGCTCACCGCCGGGGACCGCGAGCGTCTGCTGTCGGCCATGGACACCATCCGCCGCGTGCTGTCCCCCGCACCCGGCGCCGTGCCGTACGTCATCCGGCCGCCGCGGCCCGGCGACCTCGGCTGGATCGTCCAGCGCCACGGCGCGCTGTACGCCGAGGAGCAGGGGTGGGACGTCACCATGGAGGGCTACATCGCCGCCATCGTCGCCGAGTACGCCACCTCCCGTGACCCGCGGCGCGAGGCGTGCTGGATCGCCGAGGTGGACGGGGTCCCCGCCGGCTCGGTCATGTGCGTGCGCGGCCCGGACGAACGCACCGCGCAGCTTCGCCTGCTGCTGGTGGAGCCGTCCGCGCGCGGCATGGGCATCGGCTCCCGGCTCGTCGAGGAGTGCCTCGTCTTCGCGCGCGCCACCGGTCACACCCGGATCGTCCTCATGACCGTCGCGGGCCTCACCTCGGCGCGCCGGATCTACGAGGCGGCCGGGTTCGCGCTGGACGACGAGCATGAGGTGGACGCCTACGGGACGCGCGTCACCGAGCAATGGTGGTCGCGCACGCTTGAGGGCAAATCTCGGTAAAAAGCCGCTCTTGAAGTGGCATGGCGGGAGTGAGGTGCCATGCGGCGTTGACACCATCGGCAGTGCGCCCCAGGGAGCACGCCGATGACCTCGATGATCGTTACCGCGCCGCCGGCACCCGCCATCAGGAACCGCAAGGCCCTGGTCTTCCTCGACCCCGAGGACGGCCCCGAGCACGCCGCGCGCAGGCTGGCGCACGCGCTCGACGCCGAGGGGTACACCGTGCGGACCGCCGCGTGCGGCGACGAGGAACAACGGCGGGTGGAGGCGTTCCTCGACGCGGTGGAACCCGGTGACCTGCTGCTGGTGCGATGGTCCACCGAGTCGGGGTGGGGACGCAGGGAGTTCGGCGCGCTGATGGCGGAGTTCGCGCGGCGCGTCGAGCGGTCCGACGGCGCGGCGCTGCTGCTGGTCGTGGACTTCGGCTGGCTGATCACCGTGGACGGCGGCCGTTCCCACGAGACCGTGGGACGGCTGCGGGTCAGCGGCGAGCCGGTGTCCGCCGCCGCGGCCCTCACCACGAGCGCCACCATGCCGGGGGAACGGCCGGGCCGCACGGTCTCGCTCACCGCGATCCTCGCCGACGGCATCCTGTCCGGCGCCGCCGATCTGGACGGGGACGGCACCGTCACCGTCGGCGACCTGTTCAGGTACGCCGAGGAGCGCTGCGCCGCGCTCGGCGCGGACCGGCGGCCGTACCTGCTGACGTACGGCGAAGGCGAGCTGATCGGCGTCGCCGCGACCCCCGGACCGGCGCGGCACCTCGGGCCGGCGTTCGGCACCGCTCTGGCCCGCCTCGCCGTCACCGGCGACCCCGTGCCGCCGCTGTCGGCGACCGAGCTGGTGGGACGCGTCTACGACGTCCACCTCGGCGAGAACGCGCGCCGGCTGCTGCGCCGCGCCACGCTGCTCGACGACGACGAACCCCTCACTCCCGACCTCGCGTACCTGCTCACCCGGGGAGACCCGCCGGCCGCCGGCGACGAGGCCCGTACGGCCGAGACCGCCACCGAGGTGGAGGAGGCCGTGCGTGAACTGCTCGCCTGGGGACTGCTCGGAGAGCGTGCGCCGTTCACCGACCCCGCCGTACGGCACGCGGCGGCGGCGCGGCTGGACGCGGCCGAACACGCCAGGGTGGCCGCCGCGCTGCGGCGCCGCCGCGCCGCGCACCGCGCCGTACGGCCCCGGACACGGATCACCGGCGACCGGTGGACCATCACCGACCGGCTCGGCCACCGGGTGCACGCCGAGGCCGTCGCCGCGTTCATCCGCCACCCGGACACCAGGCCGCCGCTGACGATCGGCGTGAAAGGGCCGTGGGGAGCCGGCAAGACCTCCCTGATGCGCATGATCCAGGACGTGCTGGACCCCGGCGCGGCCGAGGGACGGCCGGCGCCGATCCATCTGAACCGGGACCAGACCGCGCCGACCAACGCCGAGGTGCTCGCGCGTGTGCGCACACCGCGAGACGGCGCGCCGGGCCGTGCCGTACCGGGGACGCTGCCGCTGCGGGAAGGCGACTGGCGGCCCACGGTGTGGTTCAACCCGTGGATGTACCAGAACGGCGAACAGGTGTGGGCCGGGCTGGCACACGAGATCATCAGCCAGGTCACCGACCGGTTGCCTCGCGGCGAACGTGAACGCTTCTGGCTGGCGCTCAACCTGGCGCGGATCGACCGCGAGGCGGTGCGCCGCCGCGCGTACCGGCTGGCGCTGATCCGCCTGCTTCCCGTGGCGCTGGCCCTGTGCGCCACCCTGCTGCTCACCGTCGCGGCTCTGGCGGCGGCCACCCTGGTGCCGTCGCTCGGGCCGGCGCTGCGCGGCGGCGCGGCGGCCGTCGGCGCGGGAGGCACGCTGATCGCCGTGGTCGCCGCCGTGGTACGGCTGGCGCGCTTCCTCGGCGAGTCGGCAGGCACGGCGTTCGCCGGGCTGGTCAGCAGGCCCGAGGTGCTCACCACGCCGCCTGACCTGGTGGAAGGCCTGACACCCGACCCCGGGTACCGGGCGAGGACCGGGTTCCTGCACCTGGTGCAGACCGACATGCGGCACGTGCTCGGCATGGTCGCGAGCGCCGAGCGGCCGCTCGTCGTCTTCGTGGACGACCTCGACCGGTGCTCGCCAGGCACGGTCGCGCAGGTCATCGAGGCGGTCAACCTGTTCCTCGCCGGGGAGTTCCCCGACTGCGTGTTCGTGCTCGCCATGGAACCCGACGTGGTGGCGGCACATGTGGAGGTGGCCTACGGCGACCTGGCCCGCAGTCTGCCGCCTGGCGGGCTCGAACGGTCGGGGCTCGGGTGGCGGTTCCTTGAGAAGATCGTGCAGTTGCCGCTGAGCGTGCCGCTGCTCGACGACGGCGAACGGCTGCCGTCGTACCTGCGTGCGCTGCTCGGGGTGCGGGCCGGCGCCGGCGAGCACCCCGCCGTCCCGGTGGCCCGGCGGGGAACCGGGGAGGACACCTCGGTCCTTGAGCTGGTGGACCGGCTGGAGGCGCGGATCAGAGCGCTGCGGCCGTCCGCGGACGACCTCGACGCCGTCGCGCGGCAGGTCGAGGAGACGGCGGACGCCGGACCCGCCGAGACACGGATCGGAGGGCTGTCGGCCGCGACGCGGCTCGCGGCCGACCGGGTGTACGACGACCTCTACAGTGACGAGAAGGCGTACGCCGCCATCCGCCGCGTCCTGCCGGTGCTGAGCCTCACCAACCCGCGTGAGCTGAAACGGTACGTCAACGTGTTCAGGTTCTACTCGTTCGTCACCTACCGCCGGGCCCTCGCGGGAGCACCGCGCGCCGGCGACGACGAGGTGGCCAAGCTGGCACTCCTCACCATCCGCTGGCCGCACCTGCTCACCCTGCTCACCCGCGACCCCGGCGACGGCCCCACGGCCCTGGACTCCCTGGAACGCGCCGCACCGGCCTCCGACGCCGAGTGGTCCCGGGCCCTCGCCGCCGCCGGCCTCACCGGCGCCGGCGAGGCCGGGACGCGCTGGGAAGCGCTCCGCGCTCTGCTCACGACCCGGCCACCGGTCGCACCACTCGCCCGCGACGTCCTGTGACGGCCGGCGCCGCCGTTGCTCTCCCCACTCGCGACCGCTGGGTCAGCCACCGCCTGGGGCTTTCCGGACGGCCGGCCCGCGGCGCGCGCCTCGGCGACGGCCGTCCGGGCCGGGTCCGGTCACCACGGGCCCGCTCGGCCGCCTCACGGCATCGTCAGCGCTGGGCCTGGATCATCCAGTGCTGCTTCTCCAGGTCCTGGGTGACCGCGATGAGCAGGTCCTGGGTCACCGGGTCGGCCTCCTCGGTGGCCGTGACACGGTCGCGCATGCGCTTCACCATGGCGCCGAGGACGTCGGTGAAGACGGCCACCATCTTGGAGTCCTCCAGGTAGCCGACCTCCGGTTGCTGCACCTGGGTGTCCCTGGCGACGGTGGCCGCGCGGCCGTCGGGGTTCAGGCCGAGCGCCACGGCGCGCTCCGCGACCTCGTCGGCACGGGTCCGGGCGATGGCGACGATGTCGTCCAGCTGGAGGTGGAGGGAGCGGAAGTTCCGTCCCACCAGGTTCCAGTGGGCCTGCTTGCCGACGAGCGCCAGGTCGAGCAGGTCGGTGAGCGAACCCTGGAGCGCCTCACCGGTGATCGTGAGGTTCTCGCCCGACAAGGGGCTGGTGATCTGGGCCATGAGGATGTGTCCCCCTAACAGCACGATGTCGATGGCCTTCTTCGTTGAATGCCCTAACCCGTGGCCCCGGCGCTAAACGTTGACACTGTCATGATGACAGTGTCATAATCGTCGCATGAGCGAAACCTGGACCATCGGCGAGCTGGCCGACCGAGCGGCCGAAGCCCTCGGCCCCTCCACGCCACGCGCCAACGGCCGGGTCCGCGACGTCCCCAACGAGCGCCTGATCCGCTGGTACACCACGATCGGCCTGCTCGACCCCCCACTGACCCGCCGCGGCCGCGTGGCCCTGTACGGCCGCCGCCACCTGCTCCAACTCGTGGCCGTCAAACGCCGCCAAGCCGAAGGCCTGTCCATAGCCGCCATCCAGTCCGAGCTCACCGGAGCCCCCGACTCCGTCCTCGAATCCTTGGCCCACCTCCCCACCCCGACCCCACCAGGTCCCCCCATCCCGATCCCGGCGCCACCCCCGGCCGGCTCCCCTCGCACCACGCCACCCCTGGTCGACCCCCCTCGCATTGCGCCACCCCCGGCCGACCCCGCTCGCACTACGCGACCCCCGGCCGATCCCCTTCGCGCTACGCCACCCGTGGTCTTCCACCCCTCGCGGAACGATGACGCTCGCGGCCCGCACCCCTCTCCGGGAGCCGGCCCCCCTCCGGCCATCCACGTGCCCCAGGAACCGATCTCGCCGCTGGAGCCGCTGCTACCACCGGCCGTGCGTTCACCCGGCCACCCCGGTCCCTCCGACGAGCCGCACTACACCCCGGACGTCGCGCGGCCACGCTTCTGGGCCGAGCGGCCCGCCACCTTCGCCGCGGCCATACCTGAGTCACCTCCCGGCGGCCATCGCGTGCCTCCAGATCTCCCGCCTCCGGGAGGCGATGCGCTCATCCACGGCATACGGCTGGCACGCGGCGTGACACTCCTCATCGACGGCCGGACCCCGGGCCTGGACGACATCACCGCCATCAGGACCGCCGCCGGCACCCTCCTGGCCGTGCTTCAGGAGCGGCACCTGCTGGCCCCGGCCGACCCCGTCGAGCCGCACGACCTCACCCGCACGAGCACCACCCATCACCCCTCCACGCGCACCGGTGCGAGTCACGGCACAGCCATTCATGACGCCGCGGCTCGCACCACCACCGATCCGGCTCCGCCTCACTCCACGGCCACCCACACCACCCCCCTTGACCTGCCGCACACCACCGTCACCCGGCCCGCGGCCGATCCGGTCGCGACTCACGTCACCCGTGCCGACACCACCGCCGGCGATCCCGAAGGGAAGCAGAGATGAGTGTTTCCATCGCCCCGCTGAAGCCCGGCGAGTACACCCCGCTCCCCGACGCGGGGATCGGCGCGCTGAGCACGGGAAAGGGCAATCTGCCCCTGGAGAGCGTCCACGTCACCGCGCACGTCAACGGCCTCACCGGCGGCGTGGAGATGTCCCAGGTCTTCAAGAACCCGCACGACGTGCCGCTGGAGGCGACGTACGTCTTCCCGCTCCCCGACCGGGCGGCGGTGACGGCGTTCCGCATGGAGGCGGACGACCGGGTGATCGAAGGCACGCTGAAGGAGCGCGGCGAGGCCAGGCGTGAGTACGACGAGGCGACGGCACAAGGCAAGCGGGCCGCCAT
The window above is part of the Sphaerisporangium rubeum genome. Proteins encoded here:
- a CDS encoding 6-phosphofructokinase — translated: MRIGVLTGGGDCPGLNAVIRAVVRKGVSVYGHEFVGFRDGWRGPLEGETMPLEISSVRGILPRGGTILGSSRTNPIKIEGGVDRIKANLAEYGVDALIAIGGEDTLGVAKQLYDRDVKVVGVPKTIDNDLNATDYTFGFDTAVNIATEAIDRLHTTAESHHRALICEVMGRHAGWIALHAGMAGGANVILIPEKPFDIDKVCEYVESRFKIRYSPIIVVAEGAHPLEGQMALQTGELDSFGHVRLGGIGEMLAQEIEKRTGKEARTTVLGHVQRGGTPSAYDRVLATRFGLHAIDAVNDGDFGKMVALRGTDIVRARLEEATAELKTVPVSRYEEAEVFFG
- a CDS encoding MerR family transcriptional regulator, with protein sequence MSETWTIGELADRAAEALGPSTPRANGRVRDVPNERLIRWYTTIGLLDPPLTRRGRVALYGRRHLLQLVAVKRRQAEGLSIAAIQSELTGAPDSVLESLAHLPTPTPPGPPIPIPAPPPAGSPRTTPPLVDPPRIAPPPADPARTTRPPADPLRATPPVVFHPSRNDDARGPHPSPGAGPPPAIHVPQEPISPLEPLLPPAVRSPGHPGPSDEPHYTPDVARPRFWAERPATFAAAIPESPPGGHRVPPDLPPPGGDALIHGIRLARGVTLLIDGRTPGLDDITAIRTAAGTLLAVLQERHLLAPADPVEPHDLTRTSTTHHPSTRTGASHGTAIHDAAARTTTDPAPPHSTATHTTPLDLPHTTVTRPAADPVATHVTRADTTAGDPEGKQR
- a CDS encoding DNA starvation/stationary phase protection protein; translated protein: MLLGGHILMAQITSPLSGENLTITGEALQGSLTDLLDLALVGKQAHWNLVGRNFRSLHLQLDDIVAIARTRADEVAERAVALGLNPDGRAATVARDTQVQQPEVGYLEDSKMVAVFTDVLGAMVKRMRDRVTATEEADPVTQDLLIAVTQDLEKQHWMIQAQR
- a CDS encoding P-loop NTPase fold protein, giving the protein MTSMIVTAPPAPAIRNRKALVFLDPEDGPEHAARRLAHALDAEGYTVRTAACGDEEQRRVEAFLDAVEPGDLLLVRWSTESGWGRREFGALMAEFARRVERSDGAALLLVVDFGWLITVDGGRSHETVGRLRVSGEPVSAAAALTTSATMPGERPGRTVSLTAILADGILSGAADLDGDGTVTVGDLFRYAEERCAALGADRRPYLLTYGEGELIGVAATPGPARHLGPAFGTALARLAVTGDPVPPLSATELVGRVYDVHLGENARRLLRRATLLDDDEPLTPDLAYLLTRGDPPAAGDEARTAETATEVEEAVRELLAWGLLGERAPFTDPAVRHAAAARLDAAEHARVAAALRRRRAAHRAVRPRTRITGDRWTITDRLGHRVHAEAVAAFIRHPDTRPPLTIGVKGPWGAGKTSLMRMIQDVLDPGAAEGRPAPIHLNRDQTAPTNAEVLARVRTPRDGAPGRAVPGTLPLREGDWRPTVWFNPWMYQNGEQVWAGLAHEIISQVTDRLPRGERERFWLALNLARIDREAVRRRAYRLALIRLLPVALALCATLLLTVAALAAATLVPSLGPALRGGAAAVGAGGTLIAVVAAVVRLARFLGESAGTAFAGLVSRPEVLTTPPDLVEGLTPDPGYRARTGFLHLVQTDMRHVLGMVASAERPLVVFVDDLDRCSPGTVAQVIEAVNLFLAGEFPDCVFVLAMEPDVVAAHVEVAYGDLARSLPPGGLERSGLGWRFLEKIVQLPLSVPLLDDGERLPSYLRALLGVRAGAGEHPAVPVARRGTGEDTSVLELVDRLEARIRALRPSADDLDAVARQVEETADAGPAETRIGGLSAATRLAADRVYDDLYSDEKAYAAIRRVLPVLSLTNPRELKRYVNVFRFYSFVTYRRALAGAPRAGDDEVAKLALLTIRWPHLLTLLTRDPGDGPTALDSLERAAPASDAEWSRALAAAGLTGAGEAGTRWEALRALLTTRPPVAPLARDVL
- a CDS encoding lactonase family protein, with amino-acid sequence MEAGNGMLFIGGYTPGTGGSGTGLTVVRREGNGELKALAETAATGPSFLAFHPRLPIVYAVLECEEGGVAAFSADAEGPALLAEGPSGGSYPCHVAVDPSGTWLSVANYGDGTVAVFRLGSSGLFDGRPHLFPGEGHGADPARQAGPHAHQSTFGPGRTLYATDLGTDRIRRFTTGAAPAPHPDGPVIMPAGMGPRHMARRDGRWYVAGELDGAIRVYDDGWRELGAVPATGSAGRNLVSHIDLSPDGRHLYAANRGPDTIAVFGFTGDGGLTLLAEVGCGGLWPRHFTVAGDHMYVANQRSDNVAVLALHDGVPVPTGLAFEVGSPSCVLPAPV
- a CDS encoding MHYT domain-containing protein, with protein sequence MSHIDHFSHGALIPVLSYAMSVIGSLLGLLLASRARVTEGAARTRWLVAAALAIGGTGIWVMHFIAMMGFSVPGTSIRYDVPLTVVSAFVAVVIVGIGLLLAARGGEHFPRLAGAGLITGLGVAAMHYLGMSAIRIPADLHYDVVTVAASVLIAVVAATAALWFTLRVEGLVATTAAALIMGVAVCGMHYTGMFSLSVSLWPGPAADVGGATALSFLLPLLIGISLVTLGLLLVVTLMPSRQEIENEAALLASIERRRAGIVPPQAPAAPARRPSLFDSGGPSR
- a CDS encoding bifunctional helix-turn-helix transcriptional regulator/GNAT family N-acetyltransferase, coding for MQELIGGVRAFNRFYTRIIGVLGAGMHDTPYSLTEARVLFELYGHGDLPSAELRRRLGLDAGYLSRMLAGFESGGLVTRERSASDARRQVVRLTAEGRAASKVLDEAAAGAARDLLGPLTAGDRERLLSAMDTIRRVLSPAPGAVPYVIRPPRPGDLGWIVQRHGALYAEEQGWDVTMEGYIAAIVAEYATSRDPRREACWIAEVDGVPAGSVMCVRGPDERTAQLRLLLVEPSARGMGIGSRLVEECLVFARATGHTRIVLMTVAGLTSARRIYEAAGFALDDEHEVDAYGTRVTEQWWSRTLEGKSR
- the thiI gene encoding tRNA uracil 4-sulfurtransferase ThiI: MSVVPPSALGDPCVLLKLGEVVLKGRNRERFERRLQGNIRAVLREFGVPFDLRQRHGVIAILLPEGTPVATADAFARRLTDVVGLVWVHRAWRVAKDPDAVTAAALELVAGRPEVERRATFAVRSRRRDKRFPLRSNELDRMVGGEINDKYGLPVRLKDPELTVSIEVDRDEVFVYTDGLPGQGGLPVGTSGRGLVLMSGGIDSPVAAYRMMRRGLQVDFLHFSGIPFTTSESIYKAYALMRALSRFQGRARLFVVPFGKAQQSLKTSGADRLQVVAQRRLMLKTAEEVAHRLHRDVLVTGDSLGQVASQTLQNITALDDAVSMPILRPLIGMDKSEIMAEARRIGTLEISELPDEDCCTLLTPRRAETRAKISDLRQIERRLDAEELAVRLADSIQEYKLDSPKAGSAETGSEQEPESEQEFAMERAERSA